The following are encoded together in the bacterium genome:
- a CDS encoding YraN family protein, with protein sequence MAIPHLGITGKKGEDLAREYLEGIGLKFIEANARVPGGELDLVMHDSEKNEYVFVEVKTRTNTKFGEPIASITPNKQHILKRSILMYMQNFPWQTQYRLDLVAIMLTTGESKIEHLKYITLT encoded by the coding sequence ATGGCAATTCCACATCTTGGCATCACAGGTAAAAAAGGAGAAGATTTGGCGCGCGAATATTTGGAAGGCATCGGTCTCAAGTTTATTGAAGCCAATGCTCGCGTTCCGGGTGGGGAACTCGACCTTGTAATGCATGATTCGGAAAAAAACGAATATGTTTTTGTAGAAGTTAAGACGCGGACGAATACCAAATTCGGTGAACCCATAGCGTCTATAACCCCAAATAAACAGCATATACTGAAACGCAGTATATTAATGTATATGCAAAATTTCCCGTGGCAAACGCAATATCGACTGGATTTAGTAGCAATTATGCTGACAACGGGAGAATCAAAGATTGAACATTTAAAGTACATCACACTGACATAA